Proteins encoded in a region of the Mycolicibacterium duvalii genome:
- a CDS encoding mycofactocin-coupled SDR family oxidoreductase, whose product MSGQLADKVAFITGAARGQGRAHAVRFAREGADIIAVDLCGQIDSVAYPMATLEDLQETVRMVEATGRRIVAEPADVRDRDRLAEVVARGVERFGRLDFVLANAGILPAGGRQAHDITAYTDAVAVMLNGVYFTVEAALPALLRNPDGGAVVITSSAAGFKPVSTEFGTMNHGAAGYTAAKHGVIGLMRHFARSLAEKNIRVNTVHPGGVATPMVLNEALAEWVGEYPSFGESQRPLLNLPMMTPDDVSDTMVYLCGPAGRYITGVTLPVDAGLTLK is encoded by the coding sequence ATGTCAGGACAGCTGGCCGACAAGGTCGCCTTCATCACCGGGGCCGCACGCGGCCAGGGCCGTGCGCACGCCGTGCGGTTCGCCAGAGAGGGCGCCGACATCATCGCGGTGGACCTGTGCGGGCAGATCGACAGCGTGGCTTATCCGATGGCCACCCTCGAGGATCTGCAGGAGACGGTCCGAATGGTCGAGGCCACCGGGCGGCGCATCGTGGCCGAGCCGGCCGACGTCCGTGACCGCGACCGCTTGGCCGAGGTCGTGGCGCGCGGAGTCGAGCGGTTCGGCCGGCTGGACTTCGTGCTCGCCAACGCCGGCATCCTGCCTGCCGGGGGCCGGCAGGCGCACGACATCACGGCCTACACCGACGCGGTCGCCGTCATGCTCAACGGCGTCTATTTCACCGTCGAGGCGGCGCTGCCGGCCCTGCTGCGCAACCCGGACGGCGGTGCCGTCGTGATCACCAGCTCGGCGGCCGGCTTCAAACCCGTCAGTACGGAATTCGGCACCATGAACCACGGGGCCGCCGGATACACCGCTGCCAAGCACGGCGTGATCGGACTGATGCGGCACTTCGCGCGTTCGCTGGCCGAGAAGAACATCCGCGTCAACACGGTGCACCCCGGCGGCGTCGCGACGCCGATGGTGCTCAACGAGGCGCTGGCCGAATGGGTGGGTGAGTATCCGTCATTCGGCGAGTCGCAGCGCCCGCTGCTGAACCTGCCGATGATGACGCCCGACGACGTCAGCGACACCATGGTCTACCTGTGCGGTCCGGCGGGGCGCTACATCACCGGGGTGACGCTCCCGGTGGATGCCGGGCTGACGCTGAAATAG
- a CDS encoding DUF2631 domain-containing protein: protein MASTEVERRTGVDVEEVPSAEWGWSSESPRFFQIGGLLAAGFLLLMIHGNHTGRVEDWFMVGFAAIVLAFTARSWWVHRYRDRH, encoded by the coding sequence GTGGCAAGCACCGAGGTGGAACGCCGGACCGGCGTCGACGTCGAGGAAGTGCCGTCCGCGGAGTGGGGCTGGTCCTCGGAGAGCCCCCGGTTCTTCCAGATCGGTGGTCTGCTCGCCGCCGGTTTCCTGCTGCTGATGATCCACGGCAACCACACCGGCCGTGTCGAGGACTGGTTCATGGTCGGGTTCGCCGCCATCGTGCTGGCCTTCACGGCCCGCAGCTGGTGGGTGCACCGCTACCGCGACCGCCACTAG
- a CDS encoding WS/DGAT/MGAT family O-acyltransferase: MKRLNGVDAMMLYSETPEIHMHTLKIGILDVSQTGGFDFELFRKAALPRLHALAPLRYQLIDIPGRIHHPMWVQNAEIDVDYHIRRARVPAPGGRRELDQLIGEIAGTPLDRGYPLWEMYIAEGMADNKIAVIHKVHHVLADGVASANQLAMVIQGGDPVVCGELPAGSGESRETAHLVRAAVRDHARQIRRLPRLVNETIAGVSRVRRQARARGRHPDLARNFAPPPSFINHVVSPGRRFATAPLALADVKQTARHLQVTLNDIVLATAAGALRQLQLRYDEKAEAPLIAGVPVSFDPSPDRLTGNEFTYMTPSLPVHIDDPLERVRLTATATAIAKENHHLLGATLLPSWLAYLPPALTPSVFRSQARRVESAMVMNLTISNVPGPKERGVFEGATIDEIYSVGPIVAGSGMNLTVWSYVDQLSISVLTDDRTLRDPHEATDAMITSFGEIRRAAGLSDQVTPVETALPLAPAS; this comes from the coding sequence GTGAAACGTCTCAATGGTGTGGACGCCATGATGCTCTACAGCGAGACTCCTGAAATTCACATGCATACCCTCAAGATCGGCATTCTCGACGTCTCGCAGACCGGTGGCTTCGACTTCGAACTGTTCCGCAAGGCTGCCCTGCCACGGCTGCACGCGCTCGCGCCGCTGCGCTACCAATTGATCGACATTCCGGGCCGGATCCACCATCCGATGTGGGTGCAGAACGCCGAGATCGACGTCGACTACCACATCCGGCGCGCCCGGGTTCCGGCGCCCGGCGGCCGGCGCGAACTCGATCAGCTGATCGGCGAGATCGCCGGCACACCTCTGGACCGGGGTTATCCGCTGTGGGAGATGTACATCGCAGAAGGTATGGCGGACAACAAAATCGCCGTTATTCACAAAGTTCATCATGTGCTCGCCGACGGTGTCGCCTCGGCGAACCAGCTCGCGATGGTGATCCAAGGCGGCGACCCCGTGGTGTGCGGAGAGCTGCCCGCCGGTTCAGGGGAGTCCCGGGAGACCGCGCATCTGGTGCGGGCTGCCGTGCGCGACCACGCCCGGCAGATCCGGCGACTGCCCCGGTTGGTCAACGAGACCATCGCCGGAGTGTCGCGGGTGCGGCGGCAGGCCCGCGCGCGTGGCCGGCATCCGGACCTGGCCCGCAACTTCGCGCCGCCACCGTCGTTCATCAACCACGTTGTGTCCCCCGGACGGCGCTTCGCGACCGCTCCGCTGGCGCTCGCCGACGTCAAGCAGACCGCGCGGCACCTGCAGGTCACCCTCAACGACATCGTGCTCGCGACAGCCGCCGGCGCGCTGCGTCAACTGCAACTGCGGTACGACGAGAAAGCCGAGGCGCCGCTGATCGCCGGCGTCCCGGTCAGCTTCGACCCGTCGCCGGATCGGCTGACCGGCAACGAGTTCACCTACATGACGCCGTCGCTGCCGGTGCACATCGACGATCCGCTGGAGCGGGTGCGCCTGACCGCCACCGCGACGGCGATCGCCAAGGAGAACCATCACCTGCTCGGCGCCACGCTGCTCCCGTCCTGGTTGGCCTATCTGCCGCCGGCGCTGACCCCGAGCGTGTTCCGCAGCCAGGCGCGACGGGTGGAGTCGGCCATGGTGATGAACTTGACCATCTCCAACGTGCCGGGCCCCAAGGAGCGTGGGGTGTTCGAGGGCGCCACGATCGACGAGATCTATTCGGTGGGCCCGATTGTCGCGGGCAGCGGCATGAACCTCACGGTCTGGAGCTATGTGGACCAGCTGTCCATCTCGGTGCTCACCGACGACAGGACGCTGCGCGACCCGCACGAGGCCACCGACGCGATGATCACATCATTTGGTGAGATCCGGCGGGCCGCGGGCCTGTCCGATCAGGTGACGCCTGTCGAGACAGCGCTGCCGCTGGCGCCGGCGTCGTAA
- a CDS encoding DUF427 domain-containing protein: MSLVVGHGPLSAERAGVLIPPVRGDLVYIEPHPRRIEAYRGDQRVLETERALMVHRRGDVLRYAFQVDDIGDLPADPVPEAPGYVTVPWDAVDRWCEEGRQLVHYPPNPYHRVDCRPTTRRLRVTVAGATLVDTTDTVILFETALAPRLYVAPSAVRTDLLAPSSTTSYCNYKGYATYYHATIDGHVVEDAAWSYQDPLPESQAIASLLSFDATRVDVEAELPRAEPDSDRTGTGGDFVR; the protein is encoded by the coding sequence ATGAGCTTGGTGGTCGGGCACGGCCCGCTGAGCGCCGAACGCGCCGGGGTGTTGATCCCGCCGGTGCGCGGTGATCTGGTCTATATCGAACCGCACCCCCGTCGCATCGAGGCCTACCGCGGCGACCAGCGCGTCCTCGAGACAGAACGCGCGCTGATGGTGCACCGTCGCGGCGACGTGCTGCGGTACGCGTTCCAGGTCGACGACATCGGCGACCTGCCCGCCGACCCGGTGCCGGAGGCGCCCGGGTACGTGACGGTGCCGTGGGACGCGGTGGACCGTTGGTGCGAGGAGGGCCGGCAGCTGGTCCACTATCCGCCCAACCCGTATCACCGGGTCGACTGCCGGCCCACCACCCGCCGACTCCGGGTGACGGTCGCCGGTGCCACGCTGGTGGACACCACTGACACGGTCATCCTCTTCGAGACGGCGCTGGCGCCCCGGCTCTACGTCGCGCCGTCGGCGGTCCGCACCGACCTGCTCGCGCCGTCGTCGACCACCAGCTACTGCAATTACAAGGGCTACGCGACCTATTACCACGCCACGATCGATGGTCACGTCGTCGAAGACGCGGCGTGGAGCTACCAGGACCCGCTGCCGGAGAGTCAGGCGATCGCATCGCTGCTGAGCTTCGACGCGACCCGCGTCGACGTCGAGGCCGAACTCCCCCGGGCCGAACCCGACTCCGACAGAACCGGTACCGGGGGTGATTTCGTTCGGTAA
- a CDS encoding NADP-dependent oxidoreductase encodes MSTLTNRQILLRRRPQGLLASGDTELVAVPAPELADGEALVRTTYVGIDAAVRTWLDDQPGYLPPVGLGEVIRAAGIGQVVQSRCPAYAVGDIVTTLTGFQEYTTVRDDIFTTPVDGPPDQVDQRAVMSIYGPTGATAYFGMTGIGRPQPGETVVVSAAAGATGSVAGQIARIAGARVVGIAGGARKCRAVVEDFGFDACIDYRGEDLPAALKQHCPRGVDVYFDNVGGPILNAVLGRLAPKARVVLCGVISSYLTGDHPGPSNYVNLLSKTALMQGFNALDEWGRFDEAFADLRRWHDEGLLVHREHIFDGIESCVEALNGLFTGVNIGKTLVKLAEAQPLSELG; translated from the coding sequence GTGTCGACGCTGACGAACCGCCAGATCCTGTTGCGCCGCCGGCCCCAGGGGCTGCTCGCGTCCGGCGACACCGAACTGGTCGCCGTGCCGGCCCCCGAACTCGCCGACGGCGAAGCGTTGGTGCGCACCACCTACGTAGGCATCGACGCCGCCGTGCGGACCTGGCTCGACGACCAGCCCGGCTACCTCCCCCCGGTCGGCCTCGGTGAGGTGATCCGCGCCGCGGGCATCGGCCAGGTGGTGCAATCGCGCTGTCCCGCCTACGCCGTCGGTGACATCGTCACCACCCTGACCGGTTTCCAGGAGTACACCACCGTGCGTGACGACATCTTCACCACCCCGGTGGACGGACCGCCAGACCAGGTGGACCAGCGCGCGGTGATGTCGATCTACGGACCGACCGGCGCCACCGCGTATTTCGGGATGACCGGCATCGGCCGTCCCCAACCGGGTGAGACGGTGGTGGTGTCGGCGGCGGCCGGCGCCACGGGCTCGGTGGCCGGCCAGATTGCCAGGATCGCGGGCGCCCGGGTGGTCGGTATCGCCGGCGGTGCCCGCAAGTGCCGAGCCGTGGTGGAGGACTTCGGTTTCGACGCGTGCATCGACTACCGCGGCGAGGATCTGCCCGCCGCGCTCAAGCAGCATTGCCCGCGCGGGGTGGATGTCTACTTCGACAACGTCGGTGGCCCGATCCTCAACGCGGTGCTCGGCCGGTTGGCGCCCAAGGCCCGGGTGGTGTTGTGCGGCGTGATCTCCAGCTATCTGACCGGGGACCATCCCGGACCGTCGAACTACGTGAACCTGCTGTCCAAGACGGCTCTGATGCAGGGCTTCAACGCCCTGGACGAGTGGGGACGCTTCGACGAGGCGTTCGCCGACCTGCGACGCTGGCACGACGAGGGGCTGCTGGTGCACCGCGAGCACATCTTCGACGGCATCGAGTCCTGTGTCGAGGCTCTCAACGGGCTGTTCACCGGTGTCAACATCGGCAAGACACTGGTCAAGCTCGCTGAGGCACAACCGCTTTCGGAGCTTGGTTGA
- a CDS encoding LLM class F420-dependent oxidoreductase: MRFTITHPMHSHPYNPELVTGAGIATVAAAAERAGFAGFGFTDHPAPTQRWLQAGGHDALDPFVAMGFAAAHTTTMRLIPNIVVLPYRNPFIVAKAGATLDLMSDGRFTLAVGVGYLKREFLALGVDFDQRAELFEEALQVIRDIWTTDDLTVEGRHFSATGITAHPRPLAAPHPPIWIGGNTAAARARVARYGQGWCPFRAPAALAATARTAALDSHDELATRVEDLRRRLEDAGRDPHDIDIAITNDVGGNPGDDDFNADAFLAGVTRLADLGVTWIQVGIPGDSLSHTLEAIEQFGTTVIAAQ; this comes from the coding sequence ATGAGATTCACCATCACCCATCCGATGCACAGTCACCCGTACAACCCGGAACTCGTCACCGGGGCCGGCATCGCGACCGTGGCGGCGGCCGCCGAGCGGGCAGGCTTCGCCGGATTCGGCTTCACCGACCACCCGGCGCCGACACAGCGCTGGCTGCAGGCCGGCGGCCACGACGCGCTCGACCCTTTCGTGGCGATGGGATTCGCTGCCGCACACACCACCACGATGCGGCTGATCCCGAACATCGTGGTGCTGCCCTACCGCAACCCGTTCATCGTCGCCAAGGCCGGCGCGACGCTGGACCTGATGTCCGACGGTCGCTTCACCCTCGCCGTCGGCGTCGGCTATCTGAAGCGCGAATTTCTGGCGCTGGGGGTCGATTTCGACCAGCGGGCCGAGCTTTTCGAGGAGGCTCTGCAGGTGATCCGCGACATCTGGACCACCGACGACCTCACCGTCGAGGGCCGACACTTCTCCGCGACCGGCATCACCGCCCATCCCAGACCGCTCGCCGCGCCGCATCCGCCGATCTGGATCGGCGGCAACACCGCCGCCGCACGCGCCCGGGTGGCTCGTTACGGCCAGGGCTGGTGCCCGTTCCGCGCCCCCGCGGCGCTGGCCGCGACCGCGCGCACCGCCGCGCTGGATTCCCACGACGAACTCGCCACCCGCGTCGAGGACCTGCGCCGCCGCCTCGAGGACGCCGGGCGCGACCCGCACGACATCGACATCGCCATCACCAACGACGTCGGCGGCAACCCGGGAGACGACGACTTCAACGCCGACGCATTCCTGGCCGGCGTCACCCGCCTGGCAGACCTGGGCGTGACCTGGATCCAGGTCGGCATCCCGGGTGACAGTCTCAGCCACACGCTCGAGGCGATCGAACAATTCGGGACCACGGTCATCGCCGCGCAGTGA
- a CDS encoding LLM class flavin-dependent oxidoreductase encodes MKRPEIGVYVPQMGFSFEEVAHRAQRCEDLGIDSLWLYDHLYGPGMPDIPSLEAWTLATALLSRTRRLRVGHMVLCNQFRHPVTLAKMAATLDQICGGRLSLGLGSGSIADEHQRAGLPWGTFAERSAQLAETLQILHQAFADEHIDFRGEHFTVTDMPVKPGPVQRPRPPIVIGGAGEKFTLPLVARYADVWNVPTYALGEIEQKIAALRSACEQIGRDPDSIVMSIEAVMALAPDDAALPQVRSLAEKRFGGPGFGLHDTELIGTPGQVADRLAGLVAMGFAQLVLFTHDRASDQTLELLAGEVIPHL; translated from the coding sequence GTGAAGCGGCCAGAGATCGGCGTCTACGTCCCGCAGATGGGTTTCTCCTTCGAGGAGGTCGCGCACCGCGCGCAGCGGTGCGAGGACCTCGGCATCGATTCGTTGTGGCTCTACGACCATCTCTACGGGCCCGGCATGCCCGACATTCCGTCGCTGGAAGCCTGGACGCTGGCCACCGCGCTGTTGAGCCGCACTCGGCGGCTTCGGGTGGGACACATGGTGTTGTGCAACCAGTTCCGCCATCCCGTCACGCTGGCGAAGATGGCCGCGACGCTGGATCAGATCTGCGGTGGGCGGCTGTCGCTGGGGCTGGGCAGTGGTTCGATCGCCGACGAGCACCAGCGGGCGGGCCTGCCGTGGGGCACGTTCGCGGAGCGCTCCGCCCAGCTCGCCGAGACGCTGCAGATCCTGCATCAGGCGTTCGCCGACGAGCACATCGACTTTCGCGGCGAGCACTTCACCGTCACCGACATGCCGGTCAAACCCGGACCGGTGCAGCGCCCGCGCCCGCCGATCGTGATCGGCGGGGCCGGCGAGAAGTTCACGCTGCCGCTGGTGGCGCGCTACGCCGACGTGTGGAATGTGCCGACCTATGCGCTGGGCGAGATCGAGCAGAAGATCGCCGCGCTGCGGTCCGCCTGCGAACAGATCGGCCGCGACCCGGACTCCATCGTGATGTCGATCGAGGCGGTCATGGCGCTCGCGCCCGACGATGCGGCCCTTCCGCAGGTGCGCAGCCTGGCCGAAAAGCGCTTTGGCGGACCGGGGTTCGGCCTGCACGACACCGAGCTGATCGGGACACCCGGCCAGGTGGCCGACCGGCTGGCCGGGCTGGTCGCAATGGGTTTCGCGCAGCTGGTGTTGTTCACCCACGATAGGGCCTCAGACCAAACCTTGGAGTTGCTGGCCGGTGAGGTCATCCCGCACCTCTAG
- a CDS encoding acyl-CoA dehydrogenase family protein: MNFATVELAEQDRVFAQELRAFLAAVVTEDVIARDRRSGENFAEEVHLALGAAGYLERDFRPESDGGFTPVQRRIFELEIGRAHTPWFHWGTTAMVASAVDRFGSDDLRDEILPRVLSGHYRLCLGYTEPEGGSDVATCRTRAVRDGSGWIINGAKMFTSNAHNAHFVFLITNTDPQAHKHQSLTMFLVPLDAPGVEIQPLRTVDGDRTNITYYSDVRVEDRYRIGPVNGGWAVLREALNVEHGTVERDDGGLQKLATMTEHALLLAEEIDRVAGEVPSDGRLADGAVGYRLGRGIARLEAALSSPGMFGRVAIAQTLRDITGDLMDIGGVAAAVPDGLRAEYLFRLAGPTGIYGGTLEVFRNMIAQHALGLGRPVYAAPKRP, translated from the coding sequence ATGAACTTCGCGACGGTGGAGCTCGCAGAACAGGATCGCGTCTTTGCGCAGGAGCTGCGCGCGTTCCTGGCCGCGGTGGTGACCGAGGACGTCATCGCCAGGGACCGGCGCAGCGGAGAGAACTTCGCCGAGGAGGTCCATCTGGCGCTGGGCGCCGCGGGGTATCTGGAACGGGATTTCCGCCCGGAGTCCGACGGTGGGTTCACCCCGGTCCAGCGCCGCATCTTCGAACTCGAGATCGGGCGCGCGCACACGCCGTGGTTTCACTGGGGCACCACCGCGATGGTGGCCAGCGCGGTCGACCGCTTCGGCTCCGATGACCTCAGGGACGAGATCCTGCCCCGGGTGCTGTCCGGGCACTACCGGCTGTGTCTTGGCTACACCGAACCCGAGGGCGGATCGGATGTGGCCACTTGCAGGACTCGAGCCGTCCGGGACGGATCGGGCTGGATCATCAACGGCGCGAAGATGTTCACGTCGAATGCGCACAACGCCCACTTCGTGTTCCTGATCACCAACACCGATCCGCAGGCGCACAAGCACCAGAGCCTGACCATGTTCCTGGTGCCTCTCGACGCGCCCGGGGTGGAGATCCAGCCGTTGCGCACCGTCGACGGCGACCGCACCAACATCACCTACTACAGCGATGTCCGCGTCGAGGACCGCTACCGGATCGGTCCGGTCAACGGCGGCTGGGCGGTGCTGCGCGAGGCGCTCAACGTCGAACACGGCACCGTCGAGCGGGACGACGGCGGGCTGCAGAAGCTGGCCACCATGACCGAACACGCGCTGCTGCTCGCCGAGGAGATCGATCGGGTCGCCGGGGAGGTGCCATCGGATGGCCGCCTTGCCGACGGCGCGGTCGGCTATCGCCTGGGGCGTGGCATCGCGCGTCTGGAAGCGGCGTTGAGCAGCCCGGGCATGTTCGGCCGGGTGGCGATCGCCCAGACGCTGCGCGACATCACCGGTGATCTGATGGATATCGGGGGCGTGGCGGCGGCGGTGCCGGACGGGTTGCGCGCCGAGTACCTGTTCCGGTTGGCCGGCCCCACCGGCATCTACGGCGGCACCCTGGAAGTGTTCCGCAACATGATCGCCCAGCATGCGCTGGGCCTGGGGCGTCCCGTCTACGCGGCGCCGAAACGCCCCTAG
- a CDS encoding SRPBCC family protein: MGIVTTTSETAFTQTPEQIYDFVTNPANWPKTYPGSAHVGKVPDKMPLVVGDTWTETGPDGNRVFTWHLAIAMRPRLWVFNSVGNLGHDADGSGGMPGRITVKYAFTQPGQDVTLFSRTMTVEAYRESPLPDGFFRIVNPANIDAYHRAVARELAAQPGSSA, translated from the coding sequence GTGGGAATCGTGACGACGACATCGGAGACCGCGTTCACGCAGACGCCCGAACAGATCTACGACTTCGTGACCAACCCGGCCAACTGGCCCAAGACCTATCCGGGCAGCGCGCATGTCGGCAAGGTGCCCGACAAGATGCCGCTGGTGGTCGGTGACACCTGGACCGAGACCGGCCCGGACGGCAACCGCGTCTTCACCTGGCATCTCGCGATCGCGATGCGCCCGCGGCTGTGGGTGTTCAACTCGGTCGGCAACCTCGGGCATGACGCCGACGGCAGCGGTGGGATGCCGGGCCGGATCACCGTGAAATACGCGTTCACTCAGCCCGGGCAGGACGTGACGCTGTTCAGCCGGACGATGACCGTCGAGGCGTACCGGGAGTCACCGCTGCCCGACGGCTTCTTCCGGATCGTCAACCCGGCCAACATCGACGCGTACCACCGCGCCGTCGCCCGCGAGCTGGCGGCTCAGCCCGGCAGCAGCGCCTGA
- a CDS encoding alpha/beta hydrolase: MTRDSVERLDPALRHLAAARTDLSPPVLGAVRDSLNQRRAEAAISTDTVGIEVEQREILAPHGHRIAVRIYRGGPPPSPAVIYCHSGAFVLGNLDTDHRQCVELARRARVTVFSLEYRLAPEHPFPAAIDDAAFILEWVVGSALELGVDAAAVAVAGSSAGGALAAGLAQRSAAGLLPTVGYTLLHQPVLDDRDTPSKHEFTTTPGFDADAVRWMWLHYLGDRVPGSASVPARSDDLAALPATMITCSELDPLRDEAIDYARRLMQSGVTTQLHVFGGTCHGFDSLLPDWEVSTRLFEWQAAVLRQALLPG, from the coding sequence ATGACGCGCGATTCCGTCGAACGACTGGACCCGGCACTGCGGCACTTGGCCGCGGCCCGCACCGACCTGTCGCCGCCGGTGCTCGGCGCGGTGCGCGACAGCTTGAATCAGCGCCGCGCCGAAGCCGCAATCAGCACCGACACCGTCGGCATCGAGGTCGAACAACGTGAGATCCTCGCCCCGCACGGCCACCGCATCGCGGTTCGGATCTACCGCGGCGGGCCACCACCCTCCCCGGCCGTGATCTACTGCCACTCGGGCGCTTTCGTGCTCGGCAACCTCGACACCGACCATCGCCAGTGCGTCGAGCTGGCCCGGCGCGCACGGGTCACCGTGTTCTCCCTGGAGTACCGGCTGGCGCCCGAGCACCCGTTCCCCGCGGCGATCGACGACGCCGCGTTCATCCTCGAGTGGGTGGTGGGCAGCGCGCTCGAGCTCGGAGTCGACGCCGCCGCGGTCGCGGTGGCCGGCAGCAGCGCGGGCGGTGCGCTGGCGGCGGGGCTGGCGCAGCGGTCCGCCGCCGGGCTGCTGCCGACGGTCGGGTACACCCTGCTGCACCAGCCGGTGCTCGATGACCGGGACACCCCGTCGAAGCACGAGTTCACCACCACGCCGGGGTTCGACGCCGACGCCGTGCGCTGGATGTGGCTGCACTATCTCGGCGACCGCGTCCCGGGCAGCGCGTCGGTCCCGGCGCGATCCGACGACCTCGCTGCTCTGCCGGCGACGATGATCACCTGTTCGGAACTCGACCCGTTGCGCGACGAGGCGATCGACTACGCACGGCGACTGATGCAGTCCGGCGTGACCACGCAGCTGCACGTGTTCGGCGGCACCTGTCACGGATTCGACTCGCTGCTGCCCGATTGGGAGGTCAGCACCCGGCTGTTCGAGTGGCAGGCCGCGGTGCTGCGTCAGGCGCTGCTGCCGGGCTGA
- a CDS encoding flavin-containing monooxygenase, translating into MAKGLSVGIIGAGPGGLALGIFLRKAGFDDFTIFDREDGVGGTWRINTYPGLACDVKSHLYSYSFDLNPGWSRLWSGQREILDYFERCAQRYRLGSHLVLDTEIVSAQWDEAGRTWQLNTRDGRRYTFDVVVSAVGMFTQPVMPRLIEEEPFTGTIMHTARWDHSVDLRGARVAVLGTGSTAAQLVPEVAKLAERVYSVQRSPTWVLPKPDRAYTEREKWLFAHVPLAKKFYRTRLWLRSESNISVIENGSDKTQEFRNIALNALDRAIPDEGLRQRLTPDHPLGCKRLVFATDYLQTLAAPHVEVISSAARALRSRSLVTEDGTELDVDVVLCATGYAAADYLGQIDVVGAGGASLRTTWQDGAFAYLGMTVPGYPNFFMLYGPNTNVGSNSVIFILEAQAHYIVRALKHLRRRNRTYIEVRPEVTTRYLDKIDRWMQGTVWLTRCSNYFRAANGRVVTQWPRSARDFWTRTRFFRPGDYTFAPPPTRPVIEVGVQGAARR; encoded by the coding sequence ATGGCGAAAGGGCTTTCAGTCGGTATCATCGGCGCCGGGCCGGGCGGCCTGGCGCTGGGGATCTTCTTGCGCAAGGCGGGATTCGACGACTTCACGATCTTCGACCGGGAAGACGGCGTCGGTGGCACATGGCGGATCAACACCTACCCGGGGTTGGCCTGCGATGTGAAATCCCATCTCTACTCTTACTCTTTCGACCTCAACCCCGGATGGTCGCGTCTGTGGTCGGGCCAGCGGGAGATCCTCGACTACTTCGAGCGGTGCGCGCAGCGGTACCGGCTGGGCTCCCATCTTGTGCTCGACACCGAGATCGTGTCGGCGCAGTGGGACGAGGCCGGCCGGACCTGGCAGCTGAACACCAGAGACGGCCGGCGCTACACCTTCGACGTGGTGGTGTCGGCCGTCGGCATGTTCACCCAACCGGTGATGCCGAGGCTGATCGAGGAAGAGCCGTTCACCGGCACCATCATGCACACTGCGCGCTGGGATCACTCGGTCGACCTGCGCGGTGCGCGAGTGGCGGTGCTGGGCACCGGATCCACGGCCGCCCAATTGGTACCGGAGGTGGCCAAACTCGCCGAACGGGTCTACTCGGTGCAGCGCTCGCCGACCTGGGTGCTGCCCAAACCCGACCGGGCCTACACCGAGCGCGAGAAGTGGCTGTTCGCGCACGTGCCGCTGGCGAAGAAGTTCTACCGGACCCGGCTGTGGCTGCGCAGCGAATCCAACATCTCGGTGATCGAGAACGGCAGCGACAAAACCCAGGAGTTCCGCAACATCGCGCTCAACGCGCTGGACAGGGCGATCCCGGACGAGGGCTTGCGGCAGCGGCTCACCCCGGACCACCCGTTGGGATGCAAGCGCCTGGTCTTCGCCACCGACTACCTGCAGACGTTGGCCGCGCCCCACGTGGAGGTGATCTCCAGCGCCGCAAGGGCACTGAGGTCACGATCGCTGGTCACCGAGGACGGCACCGAGCTCGACGTGGACGTGGTGCTGTGTGCGACCGGGTACGCCGCCGCCGACTACCTGGGCCAGATAGACGTCGTCGGCGCCGGGGGTGCGTCGCTGCGAACCACCTGGCAGGACGGCGCGTTCGCCTACCTCGGCATGACCGTGCCGGGATACCCGAACTTCTTCATGCTCTACGGGCCGAACACCAATGTCGGCTCCAACAGCGTGATCTTCATTCTCGAGGCCCAGGCGCACTACATCGTGCGGGCGCTCAAACACCTACGGCGCAGGAACAGAACCTACATCGAGGTACGCCCGGAGGTGACCACCCGCTACCTCGACAAGATCGACCGGTGGATGCAGGGCACCGTGTGGCTGACCCGCTGCAGCAATTACTTCCGCGCCGCCAACGGCCGAGTGGTCACCCAGTGGCCGCGCAGCGCGCGGGATTTCTGGACCAGAACACGGTTCTTCCGCCCCGGCGACTACACCTTCGCGCCACCCCCGACCCGCCCGGTCATCGAAGTGGGCGTCCAAGGCGCGGCGCGGCGGTGA